A window of Garra rufa chromosome 6, GarRuf1.0, whole genome shotgun sequence genomic DNA:
tctgattggtcagtcaaaAAATGATTACTGTCCAGGGCAGTGCTGACCATTCACTCTGAAATCCTGTTTCCTAGCTGTGTTTGGTCTCTTCAGAGTCTCCACATGAAAACTAAAAGACCATGTCAATTGATCAATTATTGTTTGAGTTCTGTTTTCcagataaaaaaaatcatttcaagTTTCAAGGGTCCTGATCAACCCGCCTGAGTTGATATTGtcttttacagttgaagtcaaaagtttgcatacaccttgcagaatctgcaaaataagagggatcatacaaaatgcatgttattttttatttagcactgacctgaataagatatttcacataaaagacattgaaatccacaagagaaaataatagttgaatttataatgacccagttcaaaagtttgcatacacttgattcccaatactgtgctgttacctgaatgatccacagccgttttgtcttgttttgtttagtgaaagttgttcatttgttcagtcccttgtttgtccagaacagttaaactgctctctGTTCttctgaatgattttgagatccatcttttcacactgaggagaactgagggactcatatgcaactattacagaaggttcaaatgcttactgatgcttcagaaggaaacaagatgcattaaagtcaggggtgtaaacttttgaacagaatgaagatgtttaaatttttcttgtttttcctaaatatcttttttttttcatttagtactgcccttcagatgctacagaagatacttacatgcttcccagaagacaacatatgttaaatttaccctgatcttcaataaaaaaaagttttcaccccctggataatagttgcatatgagcccctcagttgtcagtgtgaaagatagatctcaaaatcatacagtcattgttggaaagggtttaaatactcaaaaatgctgaaaaaccgaagaatttgtgggtcGGACTTAAGAacaatcactaaaaaacaaaaaacacagctgtggatcattcaggtaacgacacagtattaagaatcaagtgtatgtacacttttgaacagggtcatttttataaattcaactattattttcttttgtggactatatgtaaacatcttttatgtgaaatatcctattcagatccgtactaaaaaaataacatgcattgtgtatgatccctcttattttggtaaatagcagattctgcaaggtgtatgtaaatgtttgacttcaactgtacatggaTGTTAAAGAAATGGTGCTGTATGTCAATTAGAAGCACTTTCAAAGCAATGTCACAAAATATATAACTATTTGTTTTAATGATTCTATGTGAACTATGTCTAGTGTGGTAAACGCAGTCTATACCTATAACACAAAAAGCTTTGGCGTGATTAACATACTCAAAGGAAAATGGCTTATAGTTTAGCTGATTCCAGGAAGATGCCCAAAAAGGAGATGCTATAAGACCAAATTTGGTATTGGTTTATCTTTCCTTCCAGCAGCAAGTGACAGTAATTGCATTCTTTAGTCACCCATTATCAAACCCCTTAACGACTAGTCTTAGTGTTAAAGCTTCATATTTCTATATTTGAAGTCATGACTTGTGTCCCTGGAGCATTAAGTCTCCCCTGCAAACAATGCGTTTGTTTCATTCAGGCTTCTCATTAATAATGCGGAGGACAAGATAATCCAAAAGGGACGCATATGCGAAGCCAAGAAACGAGCTGTGTGCCTCTTTCATGTGCCTCGTGCGCTCCTCCTCGCATGCTCTCAGCTCAGTCATTACCGGGCGCCGTGCCTGCGCTCCCCCGCCCTTTCCCAACTACGTCTCCACAATCGTAACTCTGAGCTAAGACGTCCGACTTCCCTCTGTCCAAACTGGTACGCGAGAGCCCTCCCCTCCTCTCTCCGCGCCGCCTTTTCCGTTTGCCACCCTCGCTTGGGCTTGACCCGACTGGTGACGTAGGAGAGATTCCGTGGTGCCCACAGCCGTAGGCGCGCGCTGCGCTCGGGTATAAATTGGGCCCGGGACCCATCATTCGGCACTCTCTCAGTCGCTCCGACTCGGGAACCAGAGCATCAGCGGAGATAGCAAGGAATCAGTCGCCAAACTCCTTAGGCTAACTCGCTCTCGGCTTTGGTTCGGAATGGAAACATCAACTTTTACGCGGAGCCAACGCAGCTCCTTTGCGCACAACTTTAAGAGTGAGTTTTTGCTTCTTCTCTGTTTATCTTTATTGTAAATGTATTGTGAAATGTTTACGTTTCTTGAGTATTCTAAGTAATGGAAatgaatgcatttaaaataatgtaagaaTTAAGAATGTGATCAAACTGGCTTTCGAGAATGCTTGCTTTTACGCAGCTACAGATGGTTAGAATATATACTTTGTGCATGATGCGTAAAACGTTTTGCATTGATGGTTCtttgaattatgactttatttaaaCAAGTCTTAGTACCTTATGTACCTATATATTTAAAAGTTTGAAGTTTAACATGGAATTACGTTTGGATTTTTCAAATGATTGTAAAAAATGCTAAGCTGCTGCTTAAAACTTGTCGCAACCTGCAGTGATAAgttaaatctgactttttttctgatcgTTTTACATTGCATTACTTATAAAGTTAAACTTAGAAAGGTTCTAAAATCATGTGTTAATGAGAGAAATAGTCACAACGTAAATGAATGGAAACCAAAATGTTGTTATAATGATGAAAACGTATTAGTGCATTTGTAAAAATTCGTTTGGAGATTCGTGACTTTTTCAGCATCGAATAATCGTATTGTCATTAATTAATGTATATAAGATGAGACTTACATAGCTCTCTGAGCAGTTCAATTATTAAGACGTTGTGATGTGACGCGCTCCTCTTTCCACCAGGCGCGCTCTCGCTTTGGCTGGTTGTCTGGCTGGTCGTGGTAAAACCCGTGCCTGCGCAGAACTGCCCTCACCGGTGCGTGTGTTATCCGACCCCCATGACAGTGAGCTGCCAGGCGCAGAACTTCACTATTGTGCCCCACGGCATGCCCTACGAATCCCAGCGTGTCTTTCTGCAGAACAACCGCATCACTGAACTGAGAGTGGGGTCTTTTGCTTTCGGCACACAGGTAATGTAGGCTCTATATGTGGGAcatttaatatttgtaaatatacaTTTGAGATTGTATTTATGAGATATCAGTCCTTTATATTGTCTTATTTACTAATTTTGTATTTCTTCTcaatttcttcacctcattacctTTCCCTCCCTCTACCTTCTCCTTTCCTTTCTATCTATGAATTCATCACATTCCAGGTTTTGTGGCTCTTCTCCAACAACATCACCTGGATTGAGGCCGGTGCATTCAGCGAGCTCCGTGACCTGGAGGAGCTTGATCTGGGTGACAACCCTCACCTGCACCGCCTAGAGGGTGGAGCTTTCCGCGGACTGGAGAAGCTCCAGAGCCTTCACATGCACCGCTGCCGGCTGGCCGCCCTTCCCCATGACATCTTCCACAAGCTCTACAGCCTCCAGTTCCTCTACCTGCAGGAGAACCAGCTCCACTTCATCCAGGATGATCTCTTCGCTGACCTGATCAACCTCAGCCAGCTCTTCCTGCATGGCAACCGCATTCGCACTCTGTCCGAGAATGTGTTCCGTGGCCTGGTCAACCTCGACCGTCTGCTGGTGCATGACAACAGGATCCGTCAGGTCAATCGCCGCGCTTTCCGTGACATGGGCCGATTGACCATGCTGTTCCTCTTCAACAACTCCCTGGCTGAGCTGCCCGGTCAGGCCATGCGTGACATCTCCTCCATCGAGTTCCTGCGGCTGAACAACAACCCCTGGGCCTGCGGCTGCGAGGCTCGTCCCCTGTGGGAGTTCTTCAGAGGCGTACGCGTGTCCAGCTCCGAGGTTATGTGCGCTTCCCCTGCTTCTCGTCGTGGACAGGACCTGCGCTTCCTCAGGGAGATGGACTTCGCTCTGTGCCCGCTTCCCGACCCCGGCTCCCTCTCCggcaccaccaccaccaccttcAGCACCAAGACCCGCTGGTGGTTCTCCAAGCACAAGCCCGTCAGCACTTCCAAGGGCATCTTTGAGAAGACCTCCGAGACCAAGGCGTACCCCTACAAGTCCCAACATCCCTCAATCACATCTTCATCCACAAAGTATGAGCTTGGAGAGGAAGAGGCTCTTCTTCCCAAGCTTGACCCAGAAGAGTATTGGGCCAACTACGGCAATGAAGATGCGGGCATCACCTCCCTGCGCTGCTTCGAGCTCGAGTGCCCGCCCGAATTCGACTCTCTGCCACCATCTTCCTATTCTTCTCGCTCCTCATCTTCTGTTCTCTTGCTACTCTCCATGTCTGTCTTGACTGTTTGCATCCATCTTCTGTTTGGCTGAATCTGTCTATCTCAGAAGAACCCACTTCCCCCTAATTTTTTCTCCTCTCTGGAGGAGGGAAAACCCTGTTTGCTCAATTTAACTCTTCAATGCCTTGATTCCTGTTTACTATCAGCCTTAACTGTATCTTTGTTCTGTTCAGTTTGAGCCTCTAGTTCCTAGCATCTAGAGGGCACTAGACTGATTTAGGATACAGTGGGTAAGCAGGGAACGTTGGGCAGTACAGGCCCTTAATGGAAAGTAATGAAAGCTGTTCAGAGGGCTTGGCTAGTTAAGCAGATACTCGGTCCTTCGTTTTTTAAGGGCAAGTGTATTCTAAGCCTTCTCTGTCACAGTCAGTGCAGACAGAGGATAGAAATTTCCATCTTAGGTTTACGTACAATATTTGTATGCTTTTAGACTTTTCAGCCACTCTAAGTGCTTCTATGATAGTTGTAATTATAGCTTGTGATGTCACTACGACACCCTCTTTCCAACAACGCTACAGCACCATTATTTCAGTAGTTAGTTGGTAACAATAGCATAATGAGCAAATCTTTTGATTCCCTTTGGAATGCAGCGATCGAATGTTATAACAGAAGGGACTCAAAATCATTCAGGGCTCGAAAAGCACAAAAGGAACGGCGTGCAGCAGCGAAGCAAGATAGACAAAGCACAATGGAGTGATGAGTTTTAAAGTGTTGCAATACAGCTACAATTTAAGatgcaaagagagagagagaaagaaagagagagaaagcagAGAGCACGCACAAGAGAAGGTGAAAGAATTCATTACATCACCCACCAGCTATGACAGCAATTATCACTTGTGTAAATATGACATCTTGGCAGAGGGAGCTGTAAATAACGCTATGAAAGGCCTTATGCTTGTCACTGTTCTGAATGGCCAAGAATGTCACTGTGAGTAACGTCTGTGATGTTATTTCTATGGTCAGTGCATGGAAAGATCAGTCAATGGTGTGAGAATGTGTGAGaatgttctttttcttttttttatactgtatgtCTTTCAAAGTACTGTTAAAATGTTGGGTCTTCACTGTAAAATACACTACCTAAATTGTTCTAAGACTTCCCTTTGTTTACTCTTCTTTTCAAATTCAAGTGTTACTGATTTTATCTGAACATTCCAGCAAATTTCATCCTTTGTCATTCAAAGTATTGATTTTTAAATTAAACCAGTTAATTAACAGCTTGCAGCTGTAGGAAAAAAGGGACTGAGTTCAATATGTGAAAGACACTATGGAAAGACTTCAAGTTTCTTGAAATGAACTGactactgtgaaaaaaaaaaacagaaaaatgtgcTTACTGACAGATTGGTGGACATTCAGAATAATGTCTACCATTGGTCATAAACATGTCTGAATACAGATTGGACTCTTGGTGGGCTTGCTGAAGGCAATGGCTTTCTTTGGTGGTCCTTGCATATTCCCTTTCCTCTTCTTTCGAACTGCAATAAAGAATCGAAATGCTTTAGGGAAAACAAACAGAGAGGGCAAGGACaagaggagagagaaagagaaaaagaaatgCACGGAAAGCAGGGGCGGATGTGGGTGGTAGAGGCGAAGAGATGGATGATAAAGGATGGATATGCTCATAAAATGCAATCTAAAGTTACTTAACACAGTAGGATTGTTTGATCTACTGTTAATTTGAACAATATCTGTTTTGTGTTCACCCTGAGACAACAAACAACACTGATCTTTTTGTTCCCACGGATGTTACCATGACACATTATTGTCTTACAATGTTTGTATGATGTGTGAATGTAAATCTCAGCCGAACGGGTAAGGTCAAACTGCCTTAAGGTGCTCTCGAGTGACCATGTTTGTGAGGTTGCTCACAGATGACCAAAGCATTAGTTATACCTTTTTACCCAGAATGTATGCAACTGAATGTAAGAATGTGAAAGAATGAGCTGTTCAATATTTTGATTACAACACAAAGTGATGGACAGAaagcatgacaaaaaaataaatgcttaTCTGTGAATACGAAACATCTCTGGTGTGGGCGTACTTTCTTTATATCTCCATCCAACGGCCACGGCTTTACAGTAGAATCCCGCATGTGCCTTCTCTCCCTCGCATCTCTTCATAGTCTGACCTCCCTTgacacatacagacagacagacaaatagacagacacacacacactcactttcTACTCCTAGCCGCTTGTAAAGTTCTTTGAAGGCAACATCATTCACTATAACATGCAGTTACCATGCAACGCACTGGCCGCCATTCAGCGCTTCAATTCAGAGTATGCAAGACGTGTGCACACCGGGCCAACAAGAGTAAACGCACCCCTGTGTCTGACAAAAAGATGCAAAAGGATGATGTTATTGGAAAAGGAATTCGCAAAGCACTCCAGCTGTGGTATTGAATACAGAaagcttttctttttctttccaaagCAGTGCTGTCTTTAGCAGATGGCTTGTACTGAAAGAGCAGAGTTTGCTTCAGTCTCCCACCATGTGCAAAGGCAGGCTGTTCTTAACACAAAGTGCacgcatacatacacacacacacacacacacacacacacacacacacacacacacacacacacacactcacatgcgTATGAGTCCCGGTGAGAGGCTCAAGTGATTTTCACTCAATTCCACAGTAAATCTTCCATGAAAACTACAGCCAACAGGCTGTTTTGTTTTCCATCCAATGCTCAATCTTCAGCCTTTGTGCATTACAACTAGCACTGATTGCGGATTTAAGGCATCAGTGTGATGTGAATCACACTTGTGTACAAATTTTTGTAGTTTCTGACAGACTACAATTACTCAATTATTCAACTAATCAACAAACTGAGTAAACCTTATATGGCTGATTATGATGCATGAGACTATTATTTGAATCAGGCATTTGAATGTAAGACATCTACATCTTGATACCCCCATTGGACAGAGTACAGTTACGCAAATAGTCCCTTCATCATCCCACCCACCATCTGCGTGCTCATTGGCTGTCGGCCATGCTACTCAACAATGAGACACAATGAGTTGGCTGGCAATCGAGGGGTGGTGACCACGTCAATATCACTGAATATGGGATGAAGAATGAGTCACTGATTCACATGAATGGGGGATATGTGTGAGGAAGAAAGAAATGGGACTtactttctgttttttatttgtgtgtgtgagtgaatgagttTACCGGAAGTTGCTCATCACAGCAAGAGTTTGGAAGTGTTAATAATCGCACCCATG
This region includes:
- the rtn4rl2a gene encoding reticulon-4 receptor-like 2a, coding for METSTFTRSQRSSFAHNFKSALSLWLVVWLVVVKPVPAQNCPHRCVCYPTPMTVSCQAQNFTIVPHGMPYESQRVFLQNNRITELRVGSFAFGTQVLWLFSNNITWIEAGAFSELRDLEELDLGDNPHLHRLEGGAFRGLEKLQSLHMHRCRLAALPHDIFHKLYSLQFLYLQENQLHFIQDDLFADLINLSQLFLHGNRIRTLSENVFRGLVNLDRLLVHDNRIRQVNRRAFRDMGRLTMLFLFNNSLAELPGQAMRDISSIEFLRLNNNPWACGCEARPLWEFFRGVRVSSSEVMCASPASRRGQDLRFLREMDFALCPLPDPGSLSGTTTTTFSTKTRWWFSKHKPVSTSKGIFEKTSETKAYPYKSQHPSITSSSTKYELGEEEALLPKLDPEEYWANYGNEDAGITSLRCFELECPPEFDSLPPSSYSSRSSSSVLLLLSMSVLTVCIHLLFG